A window of Deinococcus malanensis contains these coding sequences:
- a CDS encoding M20/M25/M40 family metallo-hydrolase: MTQADLSFHIERGLSDLRALVALQSVSAQGRMLPETAAFVTGLLEAEGFTVREVPGDVAPVLIAEAGPADAAATLLIYNHYDVQPEDPLDLWNTPPFELTERDGRLYGRGASDDKGEFASRLAAVRAVKARHGGQLPVRVRWLIEGEEEVGSPSLERVVREQAASLQADGCWWEFGSISDDGRPVAFLGLKGVMCLELRAQVADSDLHSSLGAVVDNPLYRLARAVASLRDDTGRVTISGFLDDLTPVSPADEAAIAAVPGQGETTLATYGITRPLAAPGEYHRRLNLAPVLNVNGWGGGYQGEGSKTVLPAHGFVKLDFRLVPGQTPERVLQLLRAHLDAQDLSDIQIVELEAHQHPARADAGHPFVRACLEAAREAHGHEPIVNPSSGGSGPMHPFMDALGGLPCVALGIGNIGGRVHAPNENIRRADFEKGVAFGVALLERLAGGLKG; the protein is encoded by the coding sequence ATGACCCAAGCTGACCTGTCGTTTCACATCGAGCGGGGCCTTTCGGACCTGCGTGCCCTGGTGGCGCTCCAGAGCGTCTCTGCCCAGGGCCGGATGCTGCCCGAGACCGCTGCCTTCGTCACCGGCCTGCTGGAAGCCGAAGGCTTCACGGTGCGCGAGGTGCCGGGCGACGTGGCGCCGGTGCTGATTGCCGAGGCTGGCCCGGCGGACGCCGCGGCCACGTTGCTGATCTACAACCACTACGACGTGCAGCCAGAAGATCCCCTGGACCTGTGGAACACCCCGCCGTTCGAGCTGACCGAGCGCGATGGGCGGCTCTACGGCCGCGGCGCCTCGGATGACAAGGGCGAATTCGCCTCGCGCCTGGCCGCCGTGCGCGCCGTCAAAGCCCGCCACGGGGGGCAGCTGCCGGTCCGGGTCCGCTGGCTGATCGAGGGAGAGGAGGAGGTCGGCAGCCCCAGCCTGGAACGCGTGGTCCGCGAGCAGGCCGCTTCACTGCAGGCCGACGGCTGCTGGTGGGAATTTGGCAGCATCAGTGACGATGGCCGCCCGGTCGCCTTTCTGGGCCTCAAGGGCGTGATGTGCCTGGAACTGCGTGCCCAGGTGGCGGACAGCGACCTGCACAGCAGCCTGGGGGCGGTGGTGGACAACCCGCTGTACCGCCTCGCGCGCGCGGTGGCCAGCCTGCGCGACGACACCGGACGCGTGACCATTTCCGGGTTCCTGGACGACCTCACGCCAGTGTCGCCAGCAGACGAGGCGGCCATCGCGGCGGTTCCCGGTCAGGGCGAGACGACCCTGGCCACCTATGGAATCACCCGGCCCCTGGCGGCTCCGGGCGAGTACCACCGCCGCCTGAATCTGGCGCCGGTGCTGAACGTCAACGGCTGGGGTGGCGGCTACCAGGGCGAGGGGAGCAAGACGGTTCTCCCGGCGCACGGATTCGTGAAGCTGGATTTCCGGCTGGTGCCGGGTCAGACGCCGGAACGGGTACTGCAACTGCTCAGGGCTCACCTGGATGCCCAGGACCTGAGTGACATACAGATCGTGGAACTTGAAGCCCATCAGCACCCCGCGCGGGCAGATGCAGGCCATCCCTTCGTGCGGGCCTGTCTGGAAGCAGCCCGCGAGGCACACGGCCACGAGCCCATCGTGAACCCCAGCAGTGGGGGAAGCGGACCCATGCACCCCTTCATGGACGCGCTGGGCGGATTGCCGTGCGTTGCTCTGGGCATTGGCAATATCGGCGGCCGGGTCCATGCCCCCAATGAGAACATCCGCCGGGCGGACTTCGAGAAGGGCGTGGCCTTCGGGGTGGCCCTGCTCGAGCGCCTGGCAGGTGGCCTGAAAGGCTGA
- a CDS encoding SDR family oxidoreductase has protein sequence MANLGSSTVMLTGAGGALATAIAQELEDAGAQLVLVGRGEALARAADRFPATEVIDVDLADPACVEQLRRVKVDTLIHTTGDYAQQDAQKATDQDLREMFDSNMLTLFHAVQGVLPGMIKQKDGLIMGVSAGQAARLSGPKAALYTASKAAVAAYVLSVHDELKAKGVRGIVLYPMGAIDTPENREAGLKWEETIDPRGLAKSVAHALTRPDRAHVTELKVYPDH, from the coding sequence ATGGCGAATCTCGGCTCCTCCACTGTCATGCTTACTGGCGCGGGCGGCGCCCTCGCCACCGCAATTGCCCAGGAACTTGAAGACGCCGGCGCACAGCTCGTGCTGGTCGGACGCGGCGAGGCCCTGGCCCGCGCCGCCGACCGCTTTCCGGCCACCGAGGTCATTGACGTGGACCTCGCGGACCCGGCCTGTGTCGAACAGCTGCGCCGGGTCAAGGTCGATACCCTGATCCATACCACCGGCGATTACGCCCAGCAGGACGCCCAGAAGGCCACTGACCAGGACCTGCGCGAGATGTTCGACTCCAACATGCTGACGCTGTTTCACGCGGTGCAGGGCGTGCTGCCCGGCATGATCAAGCAGAAAGACGGCCTGATCATGGGCGTCAGTGCCGGCCAGGCCGCACGCCTGAGTGGTCCCAAGGCCGCGCTGTACACCGCTAGCAAGGCTGCTGTGGCTGCCTACGTGCTGAGCGTGCACGACGAACTCAAGGCCAAAGGGGTGCGCGGCATCGTCCTATACCCCATGGGCGCCATCGATACGCCCGAGAACCGCGAAGCCGGACTCAAGTGGGAAGAGACCATCGATCCGCGCGGCCTAGCCAAGAGCGTCGCGCACGCCCTGACCAGACCGGACCGCGCCCACGTGACCGAGCTGAAGGTCTACCCCGACCACTGA
- the galE gene encoding UDP-glucose 4-epimerase GalE: MKLLVVGGAGYIGSHTVRQLRRSGHEVVVLDNLSSGHREALPGDVTLVQQDLLDAEGVRGTLQAHEPDAVIHFAALIEVGESMRAPARYYRNNVVGSLNLLQAIVETRKIPLVFSSTAAVYGTTDAVPIPENAAMQPESVYGETKLMTERMIHAFHTAHGLPYVILRYFNVCGAAPEGDIGEAHANKTHLIELAALTALGQREKMMIFGDDYPTPDGTCIRDYVHVQDLADAHVLAVEALHSGQTQAATYNVGLGHGFSVREVLDAVDALTGTPLKRELAPRRAGDPPRLVADATRIVKDLGFKPRFTDLQEIVQTSWNWHRSHPHDFRR, encoded by the coding sequence ATGAAACTTCTGGTGGTGGGTGGAGCAGGGTACATCGGTTCGCATACGGTCCGGCAGCTGCGTCGGAGCGGACATGAGGTTGTCGTGCTGGACAACCTGTCCAGCGGTCACCGGGAGGCCCTACCCGGGGACGTGACGCTGGTGCAGCAGGACCTGTTGGACGCCGAGGGCGTCAGGGGCACCCTGCAGGCCCACGAGCCGGACGCGGTGATTCACTTTGCGGCCCTGATCGAGGTGGGCGAGAGCATGCGCGCTCCGGCACGCTACTACCGCAACAACGTGGTGGGCAGCCTGAATCTGTTACAGGCCATCGTGGAGACGCGCAAGATTCCGCTGGTGTTCTCGTCTACGGCCGCCGTGTACGGCACGACCGACGCGGTCCCGATTCCCGAAAACGCCGCCATGCAGCCCGAGAGTGTCTACGGCGAGACCAAGCTGATGACCGAGCGCATGATCCACGCCTTTCACACCGCGCATGGCCTGCCATACGTGATCCTGCGCTACTTCAACGTGTGTGGAGCCGCGCCGGAGGGTGACATCGGCGAGGCGCATGCCAACAAGACCCACCTGATCGAGCTGGCCGCGTTGACTGCCCTGGGCCAGCGCGAGAAGATGATGATCTTCGGGGACGACTACCCCACCCCCGACGGCACCTGTATCCGCGACTACGTTCACGTGCAGGACCTGGCCGACGCCCATGTGCTGGCAGTCGAGGCGCTGCACAGCGGCCAGACGCAGGCCGCGACCTACAACGTTGGCCTGGGCCACGGTTTCAGCGTGCGCGAGGTGCTCGACGCGGTGGACGCCTTGACCGGCACGCCCCTCAAGCGCGAACTGGCGCCGCGCCGCGCCGGCGATCCGCCCCGGCTGGTGGCCGACGCCACGCGCATCGTGAAGGACCTGGGGTTCAAGCCGCGTTTTACTGACCTGCAGGAAATCGTGCAGACGTCCTGGAACTGGCACCGGAGCCATCCACACGATTTCCGCCGCTGA
- a CDS encoding M24 family metallopeptidase — protein sequence MASPIDRMRDALQATDLDGWLVYDFQGLNLHARRVLDLPKEAFLTRRFFVWVPREGQAVVLHNHIEGGTWGDITRGWDVERRPFGSHAELDAALAAVVGGRRLAMEYSPRGAVPYVSRVDAGTLERVRAAGAADVVTSADLLQSFLRWTAEDLAAHRRAVEVLMQAKDDAFRLIHERLQAGEPVTEVDAQGVIMRQIEAAGMQAGHAVNVSFGVNAADSHYEPGGNKNATLQAGECVLIDLWAQEPGRPFADVTWVAFAGEPHEEYLDAWTAVSRARDATLNLLQERFVAQGWGQLQGWEGDRAARDAMGPTWAPYFLHRTGHDLGVQIHGAGANLDDYETRDTRTLTPGLAVTVEPGTYPAARGFGIRSEVNVYLSPEGPEITTHIQRSPFVLGGTQPWSAVRAAGYGEE from the coding sequence ATGGCTTCTCCGATTGACCGCATGCGTGACGCCCTGCAGGCCACCGACCTCGACGGCTGGCTGGTGTATGACTTTCAGGGCCTCAACCTCCATGCCCGCCGGGTGCTGGACCTGCCGAAGGAGGCCTTCCTGACCCGGCGGTTTTTCGTCTGGGTTCCGCGTGAGGGTCAGGCCGTCGTGCTGCACAACCACATCGAGGGTGGCACCTGGGGGGACATTACGCGGGGCTGGGATGTCGAGCGGCGCCCTTTCGGTTCACACGCGGAGCTGGACGCGGCCCTCGCGGCTGTCGTCGGAGGCAGGCGTCTGGCCATGGAATACAGCCCGCGCGGCGCCGTGCCGTATGTCAGCCGGGTAGATGCCGGCACGCTGGAGCGGGTGCGGGCAGCCGGCGCCGCCGATGTGGTCACCAGCGCCGACCTGCTGCAGAGCTTTCTGCGCTGGACCGCCGAGGACCTTGCCGCACACCGGCGCGCCGTGGAGGTCCTGATGCAGGCCAAGGACGACGCCTTCCGCCTGATTCACGAGCGGCTGCAGGCTGGCGAGCCGGTCACCGAGGTCGATGCCCAGGGCGTGATCATGCGCCAGATCGAGGCCGCCGGGATGCAGGCCGGACACGCCGTGAATGTCAGCTTTGGCGTGAACGCCGCCGACAGCCACTACGAACCGGGAGGCAACAAGAACGCCACCCTGCAGGCCGGTGAATGCGTGCTGATCGACCTGTGGGCCCAGGAACCGGGGCGGCCCTTTGCCGACGTGACCTGGGTGGCCTTTGCAGGAGAGCCCCACGAGGAGTACCTGGACGCCTGGACCGCAGTAAGCAGAGCACGGGACGCCACACTGAACCTCCTTCAGGAACGCTTTGTGGCGCAAGGCTGGGGCCAGCTGCAGGGCTGGGAAGGCGACCGGGCCGCGCGCGACGCTATGGGACCAACCTGGGCACCTTACTTCCTGCACCGCACCGGGCACGACCTGGGCGTGCAGATTCACGGCGCCGGCGCCAACCTGGACGATTACGAGACGCGTGATACCCGCACACTGACTCCCGGGCTGGCAGTCACAGTGGAGCCGGGGACCTACCCCGCAGCCCGTGGTTTCGGGATTCGCAGCGAGGTAAATGTCTATCTTTCGCCCGAAGGGCCCGAGATCACCACCCATATCCAGCGCTCTCCCTTCGTCCTGGGCGGTACTCAGCCCTGGTCGGCAGTACGGGCGGCTGGATACGGCGAAGAGTAA
- a CDS encoding GNAT family N-acetyltransferase, with amino-acid sequence MTYTRVQIQNRSYDFLHQNHGRQGFELILFVPPVRGLSTLLRPPPREEVARLTVHAPNADELLVNALGFGYARIRVRVRHAHRAQGVGSWLLEQGFQEARTLKLGLAGELQALQLERARAFYVHHGARVVPRALHPDHPWLVWDAADLQRRG; translated from the coding sequence ATGACCTATACCCGAGTCCAGATCCAGAACCGTTCCTATGACTTCCTGCACCAGAACCATGGCCGGCAGGGCTTTGAGCTGATCCTGTTTGTGCCCCCCGTGCGTGGCCTGAGCACCTTGCTGCGCCCTCCCCCCCGTGAAGAGGTCGCCCGCCTGACCGTGCACGCTCCTAATGCCGACGAACTGCTGGTCAATGCGCTGGGCTTCGGCTACGCGCGCATAAGAGTGCGGGTGCGTCATGCCCACCGCGCTCAGGGTGTGGGCAGTTGGCTTCTGGAACAGGGATTCCAGGAAGCCCGTACGCTGAAGCTGGGGCTTGCGGGCGAGTTGCAGGCCCTGCAGCTGGAGCGGGCGCGGGCTTTTTATGTACACCATGGCGCCCGCGTCGTGCCCCGTGCCCTGCATCCCGACCACCCCTGGCTGGTCTGGGACGCGGCGGATCTTCAGCGGCGGGGCTAG
- a CDS encoding menaquinone biosynthesis decarboxylase, with protein MAFPDIQSFMRLLEQRGELLRVSVPVSNELEITEIADRLVKNGGPAVVFEQVRGSDFPVVMGLMGTRERTALALGVQDLNDLAAKVRYLIDLKGSGGMLGMLGNIPKLRDAMNLPPRRVRSAPVQEVVWRGDEVDLSRIPVLKCWPLDGGPFVTLPLVITKDPETGERNMGMYRMQVMGKNTTGMHWQRHKTGTRHLEKAKKKGERLPVAVAIGGDPALIYAATAPLPPIPGLDEFALAGYLRGQRYPVVKGVTVDLDVPANAEFILEGYVDPQEDWVVEGPFGDHTGFYTLPDLYPRFHVTAVTMRRHPVYPATIVGRPPMEDAYLIEASERLFLPAAQLILPEIVDYHMPPAGVAHNLVVVSIKKEFPGQAYKVANGLFGLGQMMFAKVIVVVDEHVAVHDMDAVWREVSRKAVPGRDTLTTRGPIDVLDHSSRGWGYGGKLVIDATTKRPEEIGSGVSSRDAQAADVSPESFAPQVSATLPEFEGVLAQRQTPDGYWLVALNKTRAGQAQELAAAFAAHPAAVGIRHLLICDEQTDVRDLGDVWWTILNNVDPERDVSALVTSQEGTLLAWDGARKLPEEGFVREWPPKIVMDEQIQRRVDARWHLYGLPERWR; from the coding sequence ATGGCCTTTCCCGACATTCAGTCCTTCATGCGTCTGCTGGAGCAGCGCGGCGAACTGCTGCGGGTTTCAGTTCCGGTCTCCAACGAACTGGAGATCACGGAGATTGCCGACCGGCTGGTGAAAAACGGCGGACCGGCCGTAGTGTTTGAGCAGGTGCGAGGAAGTGACTTCCCGGTCGTGATGGGGCTGATGGGCACCCGTGAACGCACCGCCCTGGCCCTGGGCGTTCAGGACCTGAATGACCTGGCGGCCAAGGTCCGTTACCTGATTGACCTCAAAGGCAGCGGCGGCATGCTGGGGATGCTGGGGAACATTCCCAAGCTGCGCGACGCCATGAACCTGCCGCCACGGCGGGTACGGTCGGCCCCGGTGCAGGAGGTGGTCTGGCGCGGTGACGAGGTGGACCTGTCCCGCATTCCGGTGCTGAAGTGCTGGCCTCTGGATGGTGGGCCGTTCGTCACACTGCCGCTGGTCATCACCAAGGATCCCGAGACCGGCGAGCGCAACATGGGCATGTACCGCATGCAGGTCATGGGCAAAAACACCACCGGCATGCACTGGCAGCGGCACAAGACTGGAACCCGGCATCTGGAGAAGGCAAAGAAGAAAGGGGAGAGGTTGCCGGTGGCGGTGGCCATCGGCGGCGACCCGGCGCTGATCTATGCGGCCACCGCGCCCCTGCCGCCGATTCCCGGCCTCGACGAATTCGCGCTGGCCGGATATCTGCGGGGCCAGCGCTACCCGGTGGTCAAGGGCGTCACGGTGGACCTGGACGTGCCCGCCAACGCGGAATTCATCCTGGAAGGCTATGTGGACCCGCAGGAGGACTGGGTGGTCGAGGGGCCGTTCGGGGACCATACCGGGTTCTATACGCTGCCGGACCTGTACCCACGCTTTCATGTCACGGCGGTGACCATGCGCCGGCACCCGGTGTACCCGGCGACCATCGTGGGCCGCCCACCTATGGAGGACGCCTACCTGATCGAGGCCTCCGAGCGGCTGTTTCTTCCGGCGGCTCAGCTGATTCTGCCGGAAATCGTGGACTACCATATGCCGCCGGCCGGGGTGGCCCACAACCTGGTGGTGGTCAGCATCAAAAAGGAGTTTCCAGGACAGGCGTACAAGGTGGCCAACGGTCTGTTCGGCCTGGGGCAGATGATGTTTGCCAAGGTCATCGTTGTGGTCGACGAGCATGTTGCCGTGCACGACATGGACGCCGTATGGCGTGAAGTGAGCCGGAAGGCCGTGCCCGGACGCGACACGCTGACCACACGCGGGCCCATTGATGTGCTGGATCATTCCAGCCGTGGCTGGGGATACGGCGGCAAGCTGGTCATTGATGCGACCACCAAGCGTCCTGAGGAGATCGGGAGCGGTGTCAGCAGCCGCGATGCCCAGGCCGCGGATGTGAGTCCTGAATCGTTTGCGCCCCAGGTTTCGGCCACCCTGCCCGAGTTTGAAGGCGTGCTCGCCCAGCGCCAGACCCCGGACGGCTACTGGCTGGTGGCCCTGAACAAGACCCGGGCCGGGCAGGCCCAGGAACTGGCAGCAGCCTTTGCCGCACATCCAGCGGCTGTGGGCATCCGTCACCTGCTGATCTGCGACGAGCAGACGGATGTCAGAGACCTCGGCGACGTGTGGTGGACCATTCTCAACAACGTGGACCCCGAGCGTGACGTGTCGGCACTCGTCACTTCACAGGAGGGCACCCTGCTGGCCTGGGACGGTGCCCGCAAGTTGCCGGAGGAAGGTTTCGTGCGCGAGTGGCCACCCAAGATCGTGATGGACGAACAGATTCAGCGCCGGGTGGATGCCCGCTGGCACCTGTACGGCCTGCCCGAACGCTGGCGCTGA
- a CDS encoding MATE family efflux transporter produces the protein MTLAATASPRTELRALLTLAGPVVVSQFAANALALIATAVIGRLGTAELAAAAYANAIYYLGFIMLIGVMFSVAPRVARAHGAGDIAAVGRTLQGGLWLAMGLTLVCLPVMWLVAARLPAFAPPDIRADLAATYLKIYALGMLPNLAFIALRGTLEGTGKPRVVTAISLLGVGFAALVSPALAYGWGPLPRLGLTGAAVTSVLATWGMALALWPLSWGQAAGAVSVQGVRQEVGALLRLGWPIGLTLGAEGGMFTVTTLLMARFGPEVLAAHNVTLQAITAIFMIPLGISSATGVRVGQAAGAGEWQRARWAGLLGLAVSGVLMVGFAVLELAAPRLVLGVFLDTGNPANASVIAAATIFLGIAALFQTVDGAQVTANGALRGLQDTRAPMLVSLVAYWVLGLGVGAWLAFGLELGGRGLWFGLTAGLTFAAVALVWRFLILTSRPR, from the coding sequence GTGACTCTCGCCGCGACCGCCAGCCCCCGCACCGAACTGAGGGCTCTGCTGACCCTGGCTGGGCCTGTGGTGGTGTCGCAGTTCGCGGCGAACGCGCTGGCCCTGATTGCCACAGCTGTGATCGGTCGGCTGGGAACGGCGGAGTTGGCTGCTGCCGCTTATGCCAACGCGATCTATTACCTGGGTTTCATCATGCTGATCGGGGTCATGTTCTCGGTGGCGCCCCGGGTCGCCCGGGCCCACGGAGCAGGAGACATCGCTGCGGTCGGGCGGACTCTGCAAGGTGGGCTGTGGCTGGCCATGGGGCTGACACTGGTTTGCCTGCCCGTCATGTGGCTGGTCGCGGCCCGGTTGCCGGCGTTCGCCCCACCGGACATCCGGGCGGATCTGGCGGCCACCTACCTGAAGATCTATGCGCTGGGAATGCTGCCCAATCTGGCCTTTATTGCCCTGCGCGGCACACTGGAGGGCACCGGGAAACCGAGGGTGGTCACGGCAATCAGCCTGCTGGGGGTCGGCTTTGCAGCCCTGGTGAGCCCCGCGCTCGCCTATGGCTGGGGACCACTGCCGCGCCTGGGGCTCACAGGTGCGGCGGTTACCAGCGTGCTGGCGACCTGGGGTATGGCCCTGGCGTTGTGGCCGCTCTCCTGGGGTCAGGCTGCGGGCGCCGTGTCGGTTCAGGGCGTACGTCAGGAAGTGGGCGCCCTGCTGCGGCTCGGCTGGCCCATCGGACTGACCCTGGGTGCCGAGGGGGGCATGTTTACAGTCACCACCCTCCTGATGGCGCGCTTCGGGCCAGAGGTACTCGCCGCGCACAACGTGACCCTGCAGGCCATCACCGCGATCTTCATGATTCCGCTGGGGATCTCTTCAGCCACAGGTGTACGGGTGGGTCAGGCAGCCGGGGCTGGCGAGTGGCAGCGGGCGCGCTGGGCCGGCCTGCTGGGACTGGCCGTGTCGGGGGTCCTGATGGTGGGCTTTGCAGTGCTGGAACTGGCCGCGCCCCGGCTGGTGCTTGGGGTCTTTCTCGATACGGGAAATCCTGCCAATGCGTCCGTCATAGCTGCGGCAACCATCTTCCTGGGAATTGCTGCACTCTTTCAGACAGTGGACGGCGCCCAGGTGACAGCCAACGGGGCTCTGCGAGGCCTGCAGGACACACGCGCTCCTATGCTTGTGTCTCTGGTGGCCTACTGGGTGTTGGGACTGGGAGTGGGTGCCTGGCTGGCTTTTGG